CGTCAGGTACGGCGAGGCCCGCAACTCCTCCACCAGACCCGCTCGGTGTTCCTCCAACGCGGGTGCAGCCGCAGCGATCGACCCTGCCTCGCCTTCCGCCAGCGAGATAGCCACCTGAGCGGTCGGGATGCCCCGCCGACCAGCCACGATCGCCGACGCATACTCGCCAGGCTCCCGCACCACGAGATCAGGCAACCACCCGCCACACACCCGGTCCACGCCCGCCAGCATCGCCGTGGCCGCCAGCCGGCCGAACAGATCCCGATTGCCAAGGATCGACGCTTCCTCGGGCGAGGCAACCGGGAGACGTTCCCTGATCAGCGCCACCTCAGCCTCATCGGGCTCGCCTCCAGCCCAGAAGGCATGACCAGTGAGCTCCACCATCTCCCTCAACGCCGGCGGCCCCACCACCAGCGTCTCATCCCCCCCGCCGATGGGCAGCGGCAAGGAACGGCAGCAGCGGGTTCAGATGACCGGCGCCCCCAAGAGAACAAGCTGCCAGAACCCGCATACCAGCGGAGCCTACGAAAGGCGCAGCGACCGCTCGCAGCAGCGGGGCTGTGGATCGAACGGTGTAGAAGCCACCCGTGCCCGCAAAAGCACCGACGACACGAAGGGCGACAACCTCACGGCACCGTCGACACCCTCACCTGGACGCCGCCGACCTTGGCCAACATCGTGGCGGGCTGGTGGGAGGCGACGCTGGTCGCCTTGCTATGGGCCAGGGCTGCGCCGGCGGGACAGACGAGCGCGAGGCTGGCGATGAAGGCGGCGCCACAGAGAAGAGCTCGAGCCTCGGACAGGTGGCGGCGCTCGCTTCACTGCCACTCGTCGTGCATGTCGGTCAGGTCGGCGCCGACTGCAGGGTCAGGAACTCGTCGCGGTTGCGTCGCTCGGCGACAGGAGGACCAGCCGGGTCAGGTCGACGCGACATTCGACGCCGAGCTTGCGGAAGATCGACCGCAGGTGGAAGTCGACGGTGTGCCGCGAGAGGAACAGGCGCTCGGCCGCCTGCCGGTTGGTGAGGCCTTCGGCGACCAGCAGGGACACGCTGCGCTCGGTGTCGGTGAGGCTCTCCCACCCCCACCGGGGGCGAGGCCCGACCGCGGCGCGGGCGATCGGTGCGAGCCGAAGGACGATCCCGGCCGGTGACCCGTCGTCGACGACCGGCTCGGCCCGCGCCGTCACCGCCCCGCCGCTGAGGGCGAGCGTCAGCACGTCGCCTGCCTGGCCGGCCCGGAGACGGCGTGCGGCGTCGCGCAGGACGGCCTCGTCGTCGGGAGCGATGAGCCGGTCGGCGGCGGCGTTGGTGATGATCCGCCGGTTGGTGACGAGAACGAACGGGCCCTTGGCGCCCCTCCGGCACTTCAGGAACCGGTGGAGCACCAGGCGCTCGTCGAGCCCCGCATCCTCGAGGAGGCACTGCTCGATCTCGCGAGCGGCCCGGGTGGCGAGCGGCAGCATCAACGGGTTCGCCCCGGCCGTCGGAGAGGTGAGGTCGAGCGCTCCGATGGCCCGCCCCGAGGTGGGGTCGGTGATCGGCACGCGGACGCCGATCCAAGGTTCGGGCGCCCGCCGATCCGTGCCGTGGTCGGCATCGGTCAA
This is a stretch of genomic DNA from Acidimicrobiales bacterium. It encodes these proteins:
- a CDS encoding LuxR C-terminal-related transcriptional regulator, whose product is MPASAWARAGRSVVDHLAADLAGTGIRVALTDADHGTDRRAPEPWIGVRVPITDPTSGRAIGALDLTSPTAGANPLMLPLATRAAREIEQCLLEDAGLDERLVLHRFLKCRRGAKGPFVLVTNRRIITNAAADRLIAPDDEAVLRDAARRLRAGQAGDVLTLALSGGAVTARAEPVVDDGSPAGIVLRLAPIARAAVGPRPRWGWESLTDTERSVSLLVAEGLTNRQAAERLFLSRHTVDFHLRSIFRKLGVECRVDLTRLVLLSPSDATATSS